The following are encoded together in the Rhodothermales bacterium genome:
- a CDS encoding VOC family protein: MAHLATEPSPSTPHRVLERALKNPSSTIWLGHVCVTTARFEEALGFYSGLLGLSLRTVERHPLHFDRLRAVLIDAEGLDVIELVEAPAVTGTVPQSGVNRLGFRLPRRSWQALRSRLDAHDVPYDLADGSLSLDDPDGIRLRVEPLGTC, translated from the coding sequence ATGGCTCATCTCGCCACCGAACCGTCGCCGTCCACACCCCACCGCGTCCTCGAACGGGCCCTCAAAAACCCGTCGTCGACGATCTGGCTCGGCCACGTCTGTGTCACGACGGCGCGGTTCGAAGAAGCGCTCGGGTTCTACTCCGGCCTCCTCGGCCTCTCGCTGCGGACCGTCGAGCGGCACCCGCTCCACTTCGACCGGCTCCGCGCCGTGCTCATCGACGCCGAAGGGCTCGACGTGATCGAGCTCGTCGAGGCTCCGGCCGTGACCGGGACCGTGCCGCAGAGCGGGGTCAACCGGCTCGGCTTCCGCCTCCCGCGCCGCTCGTGGCAGGCGCTCCGCAGCCGCCTCGACGCCCACGACGTCCCCTACGACCTCGCCGACGGCTCCCTCTCGCTCGACGATCCCGACGGGATCCGGCTCCGCGTCGAACCGCTCGGCACCTGCTGA